A window of Mucilaginibacter paludis DSM 18603 contains these coding sequences:
- a CDS encoding TolC family protein, translating into MLCGLTASSQQKVLTLKDAIQTGLNNYGTIKAKANYVSASVSNVKENRREQLPDLNISAQQDYGTINSQFGPSYGYRGLSVSSSGPTLPNQNWNAAFGSLYLANINWDFFSFGKARGKVKVAQASLNRDQADLTQEQFQHEIRVSTAYLNLLAAQQLSRAQQKNLDRAGEILKVVVLRAKNGLNAGVDSSLANAEVSSAKIALTNARDFEQTQASQLAQLLGITAQNFNLDSLFVTTIPKAIDPQSRFKPEDHPVLKFYQNRINYSDALAKYYKTFSYPTFSVFGIMQGRGSGFGSGYGVNNLNDYSSNYGAGVNPTRGNYLFGIGMIWNLTSPLRVHQQVEAQQYNSLGLKNEYDVVDQNLRNQALLAETRIENALRNYREAPVGYKAASDAFLQKSVLYKNGLTTIVDVTQALYALNRAETDRYIAYNNVWQALLYKAASNGDFGIFINEF; encoded by the coding sequence ATGCTTTGTGGATTAACGGCAAGCAGCCAACAAAAAGTACTCACCTTAAAAGATGCTATCCAAACCGGGTTAAATAACTACGGTACTATCAAGGCAAAGGCCAACTACGTTAGTGCGTCGGTATCAAATGTTAAAGAGAATCGCCGTGAGCAACTGCCCGATCTTAACATCTCCGCCCAGCAGGATTACGGAACCATTAACAGTCAGTTTGGTCCATCCTATGGTTACCGCGGTTTGAGTGTTTCCTCATCAGGGCCTACGTTGCCCAACCAAAATTGGAACGCCGCTTTTGGTTCATTATACCTGGCCAATATCAACTGGGATTTTTTCTCGTTCGGTAAAGCGCGTGGTAAAGTTAAAGTAGCGCAGGCTTCGTTGAATCGTGATCAGGCCGACCTTACACAGGAGCAGTTTCAGCACGAGATACGGGTATCTACCGCTTACCTCAATTTGTTAGCGGCCCAGCAGCTAAGCCGGGCGCAGCAAAAAAATCTGGATCGGGCCGGCGAAATACTAAAGGTGGTTGTATTGAGGGCCAAAAACGGCCTGAATGCGGGCGTAGATTCATCCTTGGCTAATGCTGAAGTATCGAGCGCCAAAATTGCCCTCACAAATGCCCGCGATTTTGAACAGACGCAGGCCAGCCAGCTGGCACAGCTGTTGGGCATCACGGCCCAGAATTTTAACCTGGACAGTTTATTTGTCACTACGATACCTAAGGCGATTGATCCGCAATCGCGCTTCAAACCGGAAGATCATCCTGTACTGAAGTTTTATCAAAACCGGATAAACTACAGCGACGCCCTTGCTAAGTACTATAAAACATTCAGCTATCCTACTTTCTCCGTCTTTGGAATTATGCAGGGGCGTGGTAGCGGCTTTGGATCGGGCTACGGGGTAAACAACCTTAACGATTATAGCTCAAACTATGGCGCCGGCGTAAACCCTACAAGAGGCAACTATTTATTTGGCATCGGGATGATATGGAACTTAACCAGCCCTTTGCGGGTACACCAGCAAGTGGAAGCCCAGCAGTACAACTCCTTAGGTTTAAAAAACGAGTACGATGTAGTTGATCAGAATTTGAGAAACCAGGCGCTGCTGGCAGAAACCAGGATAGAAAACGCGCTTAGAAATTACCGCGAGGCACCGGTAGGTTACAAAGCCGCATCGGATGCGTTTTTACAGAAAAGCGTACTCTATAAAAATGGATTAACCACCATTGTAGATGTTACGCAAGCTTTGTATGCCCTTAACCGTGCAGAAACAGATCGTTATATAGCCTACAATAATGTTTGGCAGGCCTTGCTTTATAAAGCGGCCTCAAACGGCGATTTCGGGATATTTATTAACGAATTTTAG